One Diabrotica virgifera virgifera chromosome 3, PGI_DIABVI_V3a genomic window carries:
- the LOC114349353 gene encoding uncharacterized protein LOC114349353, protein MEVSTKLQLKSELHSEEQTQITSKPVKRPFDVAFLMLPDEKLKQKQQLDRSYDNCCSSNEEDEEIDVMETPREYKKMYTQKQQIFDDPNLVKAKHIDDLRAKILPTHSEQKSAFTKVNLGKESRLSPSLSISPDLNYQSSLSPSPPIISKSYQNFPTILSPNQIFKNQQIAYQNQFLQENFSHSSSNNLENNFFKAQPELIQPNFAKIRPIYRPDLAYNYQQFTNPEMLKMAPPDLRNPAAAILTSLLPPSLAALSLPAQNICAKCNISFRMTSDLVYHMRSHHKSEAVESTRKKREDKLKCPVCAESFRERHHLTRHMTAHQDKDEDEKDASSKKGF, encoded by the coding sequence ATGGAAGTTTCAACGAAGTTACAGTTAAAAAGTGAGTTGCATAGTGAGGAACAGACTCAAATAACAAGTAAACCAGTGAAAAGGCCTTTTGACGTAGCGTTTCTGATGCTCCCAGatgaaaaattaaaacaaaagcaACAATTAGACAGAAGTTACGATAATTGTTGCAGCAGCAACGAAGAAGACGAAGAAATAGATGTCATGGAGACGCCTCgtgagtataaaaaaatgtatacacAAAAACAACAAATTTTTGATGATCCAAACTTAGTTAAAGCTAAACACATAGATGATTTACGTGCTAAAATCCTGCCTACACATAGCGAACAAAAAAGTGCTTTTACCAAAGTTAATCTAGGGAAAGAATCTAGGCTCTCACCAAGCTTGAGTATATCTCCAGATCTAAACTACCAAAGTTCTTTGAGTCCGTCACCGCCAATAATCAGCAAGAGCTACCAAAATTTTCCAACCATATTATCACCGAATCAGATATTCAAGAACCAACAAATCGCATATCAAAACCAGTTCTTACAAGAAAACTTCTCACATTCTAGCTCCAACAACTTagaaaacaacttttttaaagcacAACCTGAATTAATTCAACCGAATTTTGCTAAAATCCGACCCATCTATCGACCAGACTTAGCTTATAACTACCAACAGTTCACCAACCCAGAAATGTTGAAGATGGCGCCACCGGATCTCAGAAACCCCGCTGCTGCTATCTTGACTTCTCTTTTACCACCTTCGTTAGCAGCTCTGAGCCTCCCGGCTCAGAATATTTGTGCCAAATGCAACATTTCGTTTAGAATGACCTCGGACTTGGTGTACCACATGAGGTCGCATCATAAAAGTGAAGCTGTTGAAAGCACCAGAAAAAAGCGGGAAGACAAGCTCAAGTGTCCCGTTTGTGCTGAGTCTTTCAGAGAAAGGCACCATCTGACGAGGCATATGACTGCGCATCAAGATAAAGATGAAGACGAGAAGGATGCAAGTAGTAAGAAGGGTttttaa